GCTGACCAGTTCTTAACTCATCAAGTTCGATCACATCAGGAACCATCGACCAAGGAATTAAATAAGCCACAGAAACGCCAAAACCTGCCAGAATAGCCAAAAAGTACATTAAACCTGTTTGACCTGGTTGCAGCAAAAATAAACCCGCCTGAGCGATAATCCACAGCCCAGTTCCCAGAAAATAAACTGCTTTTTTGCCAACTTTTTCGCTCACTTGTTTCCAGACAAAAAGCATGACTAAAGCAGTTCCTTGTACAGCTAAAGCAACTATCGTCGATTGTGCTTCAGACAGCCCCATCCAAATCACCACAAAATAAATCAAAATCGAAGCTGTTAACTGGACAGCCAACCAGGAACTCAGGTAAATGCCAATCACGCATAAAAAAGCTTTGTTACTAAAAACAATCCGCAGTTGTTCTTGAAAAGATAAAGATTCTGTGGGTTCAGTTCGCTCAGTTAAAGAAGTATCATCTCTCAAATAAGCTTCGGGGCGATAAAATAACAGCGTCAAGCCAAAAACTCCAGTTAGCAAACCGAGAAGAATAGCGACAATACCATTCAAAGCTACTTCGGCGGTAATCACGCTGGTAATTCCGTAAAGATCGGCACAAGCAGCGATCGCCAACAGCACAAAACCAAGGATCTTTTTTTGTTGCTGGTTTAAAATCGCTTTTGCACCTCGTTCTTGCAAAATAGAAACGCACCAAAAAATCGGAATTATTCCCAGTATGCTCGTAATCACACCCAATACTAAATATTGCTGTTTACCATCGTTAGGAAAAGCGGCAAAAACTAAACCTGCCAAAACCAAAGATAAAATCGAAGCACCGATCGAAAAAGCAAAGCGAAAACTATTCAAACTGGTGCGTTCGTTGTAATCTTGAGTTAATTCTGGAGTTAGGGCGGTGTAAGGTAAATTAACTGCGGTATAAGCGAGATTGAAAAGAATAGCAATCAAAACATAATAACCAAACAGCCACCAATCGTTAACTGCATCGTTATTGCTAAAGCGAGGGACAACCCACTGCAAGAAAAAGAGTATACCAAAAGGAATTGCCCCAAACAGCATCCAAGGAAGACGACGACCCCAACGAGAACGAGTGCGATCGCTCATTACCCCAATTATTGGATCGTTAATTGCATCAGAAATCTTGCCAATTGTGAGAATGCTACCCGCTAAACCCGCAGGTAAACCCGCTACATTGGTAAAAAAAGGTAAGAGAAAAAATACTAAGACGTTAGCAGTAATAGCTGCACCCATATCTCCAGCACCAAAAGCTAATTTCGTAATAAAATTAAGTTTTTCTTGCTGGGGCTGCTTGTCTAAAATAACATCGTGAGAATTTGCCGGATCGTTCATAATTTAAATTGAGATTAGTTGAGGTTAGAGGAATGTCAGCTTTTCAGTTGTGAGTTTTATTGCAACTGATAAACTTTGAAACCAGAGCGATCGCCACGCGATCGTCTATCTGTAGCTAGTTGTAACATTCTTCCTTACCTAAGCTGCGAGCTTACTGTGCCAAAATTTTAATCATAACATCTTGAGCCATTCAACAGAACTTGAAAATAGCGATCGGGTGGGTTAAACGAGTAATCATTTCAATTCCGGACGAAAAGTTGAGATTTTTTGCTTTTCTCACCTCTTGAAAAGAGCAAATAAAATCAGTTATAATTCAACTAAAAAGATTAATCACAACTTAGAAAAAGGTGGCTGGAAACATGAGATTTATTAGCCCAAAAACTGACTTTGCTTTCAAAAAAATCTTTGGTTCCGATCAAAGCAAAGATATTTTAATTTCTTTTCTTAATGCGATGATTTACTCAGGCGATTCGATAATCCAAGATTTAGAAATTATCGATCCCTATAACGCTGGTGATGTCGTCGATTTAAAAGACAGTTATCTCGATGTTAAGGCAGTATTACAAGATCGAACTACTGTGATTATTGAAATGCAAGTTTGGAATGTAGAAGCTTTCCAGAAACGAGTAGTTTATAACTTATGTAAAACCTATGCTAATCAGCTTAAGTCAGGA
This Oscillatoria salina IIICB1 DNA region includes the following protein-coding sequences:
- a CDS encoding MFS transporter; the encoded protein is MNDPANSHDVILDKQPQQEKLNFITKLAFGAGDMGAAITANVLVFFLLPFFTNVAGLPAGLAGSILTIGKISDAINDPIIGVMSDRTRSRWGRRLPWMLFGAIPFGILFFLQWVVPRFSNNDAVNDWWLFGYYVLIAILFNLAYTAVNLPYTALTPELTQDYNERTSLNSFRFAFSIGASILSLVLAGLVFAAFPNDGKQQYLVLGVITSILGIIPIFWCVSILQERGAKAILNQQQKKILGFVLLAIAACADLYGITSVITAEVALNGIVAILLGLLTGVFGLTLLFYRPEAYLRDDTSLTERTEPTESLSFQEQLRIVFSNKAFLCVIGIYLSSWLAVQLTASILIYFVVIWMGLSEAQSTIVALAVQGTALVMLFVWKQVSEKVGKKAVYFLGTGLWIIAQAGLFLLQPGQTGLMYFLAILAGFGVSVAYLIPWSMVPDVIELDELRTGQRREGIFYGFMVLLQKLGLAIALFVVGVALEWAGFVESVSGQPLPTQPESALLAIRLAIGPLPTLALIAGLVFTYLYPITREFHTQIRLQLQQRSAQRPH